Sequence from the Saccharopolyspora pogona genome:
CGGACTTCGACGACCGTGCCGACGCTCGCCGAGTTGATCACGAGCTCCCGTGGCACCGCGGCGTGGTCGAAGGTCAGCACGGCACCCGTTCCGCTGCTGATGCCGCCAGGGCCGAGCTGCTGGTTGTAGCGGGAGGTTCCCCAATCGGTGGCCGGGTTGCCATCGACGATGTTGCGAATCCTGTTCGGGTTGTCCGGCGAGCCGTTGGCGCTGAACTGTGTCGCGCTGGTGACCGGCACCTTGATCAGATTCGGCGTGTTGGTGGGTTGCTGCTGGCCGCCGGGGTGGTTGCCGGTTTCCCCGATGACCTGGCCGGTGTTGTGGCCGGTGTTGGTCTCGGTGAACATGCCGATCAGGGATGCCGCGATCCAGCCGACCACCAGCAGCGTGGCCACCGCGAGCACGCCGACGCTGATCATCAGCTTCTTGCGCTTCGCCTTGTCCGGTTTGGGGTCTTCTCGCCGCCAGACCTCGTTGCTCTCGGTCGACCGCGCGCCCTGCGCCGACGCGCTGCTGTTCTCGAATGTCGCGTGCTGCTCCAGCACGCGGAGCACCGCCGCGCCGGTGCGGACCCCGCCGGTGGTGCCGATGGAGTCCGGGTTGCCCAGCGCGCGCACCGCCACCGTGGACAGCTCCAGCGGCACGGTCGGCCGTAGCGTGCGCGGCGCGACCAGGTTGCCCTCGGGTCCGGTCGGCGCGGCGGGCAGGCCCTCGGGCGCGTCGCCGAGCGCCCACCGGCCGGTGAGCAGCAGGTACAGCGCGGCGCCGAGGCCGCGCACGTCGTCGCTGGAGGTGGCCTGCGCCATCGGGCCCGGGAACGCCATCCGGATCTCGCCGTCCGGGGTGACCCGGATCCGCTGCGGGTGGTCGGCGCCGAGCACCAGGCCGGCGTGGTGCGCCGCCTCGACGGCGGCGGCCAGCGGCTGCAGCAGCCGCGCCGCGGTGCCAGGCGGCAGCGGGCCCTCGGCGACCAGGTCGAGCAGGTCGGTGCCGTGCGTCCACTCGGCGATCACGAGGCCGAGCACACCGGTCGGGTCGCTGGACGATTGTGTGACGACGTCGAGCACCCGCGCGACGCCGACGTGATTGAAAGTGCTGGCGTGCATCGCGCGTTCCAGGGTCCGGCGCGCGCCCGACGCCGCCTCGGCGTCCGAACGGTCGCCGACCAGGATCGTCAGTGCGACGTCTCGGCCGAGCACGCCGTCCTTGGCCCGCCACAGCTGCACGTTGCAGCGTTTGTCCGCACCGACTTGGGAGAGCAGTCGGTACCGGCCGTGATCCAGTACCCGGCCAGGCGTCAGCGCCTGCTCGGTCGAACCCTCGTCGCCGGACTCGTCGCGTTCCGCAGCGATCTGCTCAGTGGGTTTGCTGGTCACCTTCCCTCTCCCGCTCCTTCCGGTCCGCCAGGGGTTGCGTGCCACCCCGATTCCCCGCGGAAGGAGACTTCGCCAACGAGGGTACGTGACGCGGAAGTCAGCGACGACGCAGCAAACCGGTGAGCCGCCCGATGGCGGGCTGCAGTTCCGCCACCCGCAGCACAGACATCAGCCCGAAGATCGCGGCCAAACCGATTACGCAGCCGACGATCAACTGCAGCCAACCCGTTCCGGCACCGGCGGTTCCGGGGATCAGCGCGTCCACGCCGAGCGTGCCCGCCCAGGCGAGGAGTCCACCCAGCACCGAAGCCGTCAACGTTTTCGCCAGCGTGACAAGGAAACGCCGGCTGCCCAGCGGGCCGAGCCGGTGCCGCAGCCAGGCTTCACCGACCAACCAGCCGACCACGAACGTGAACGAGTTGACGAAGCACAGGCCGAACACCACCTGCTCGGGTGCCAACACCGCGGGCAACGCGAACGCCAGCAGCACCTTCGCGACGGTCATCACGACCATGATCAGGGTCGGGGTGCGGGCGTCGTTCAACGAGTTGAACGTCCGCATCTGCATCATCGTCAGCGCGTAGGGCAGCACGCCGAACGCGGAGACGGCCAATCCGAGGCCGAGGGTGTTGGCCTGCTCTAGCAGTTCGGGCTTGACCGTCGTGAACAGGGCCACCGCCAGCGGGACGCCGAGCGCGGTCATGACCGCGCTGATCGGCAACAAGGTCACAGTGGACAGTCGGTTGCCCAGGGACAGGTCCTCGATCACCTTGGCGTGGTCGCCGTCCGCGGCAGCGGCGCTCATCCGCGGCAGGATCGCGGTCATGATCGAGAAGCCGATCACGCCGTAGGGCAGCTGCAGCAGCATCCACACGTAGTTGTAGGTCGACAGGGCGCCCCCGGCGGCCCCGGTCGCCACCCGGGTGAGCGCCCAAAGCCCCACCTGGCTGACCGCCACGTATCCGAGCATCCACAGCGCGAGCCCGCCGAATTCCGACAGCCGCGAGTCCCAGCCCCACTGCCAGCGGAAGCGGAACCCGGTCTTGCGCAGCGCGGGCACCTGCACCGCGGCCTGGCAGACCACGCCGAAGGTGACACCGATGCCCAGCACGAGCAGGTGCGCGTCGGTCATCGACACCGGGTCGAGCGTGATCTTGCCCGGCAGCAGCACGTAGCCGCCGATGGTGGCGATCACGACGAGGTTGTTCACCACCGGCGCCCAGGCCGGCGGGCTGAAGATCTGCTTCGCCTGCAGAATCGCGCCGACCAGCGCGCTGATGCCGTAGAAGA
This genomic interval carries:
- the murJ gene encoding murein biosynthesis integral membrane protein MurJ — its product is MSGNPGPPRPAPRPAPRPEAARPTVPIRRPDAVPQAPGVPRGWHVAETQPIPVVPPEPGMSQAAEQATEQTQVIRPVSPGKPSLLRASGSMAIATLTSRITGFLWKLMLAGVIGFAVENDSFNVANTMPNMLFELLIGGVLTSVVVPVLVRAKKSDADGGEGFVQKLMTLATVVLALGTLLAMVCTPILTWALVTESDASNRDLVSAFAYLLLPQIFFYGISALVGAILQAKQIFSPPAWAPVVNNLVVIATIGGYVLLPGKITLDPVSMTDAHLLVLGIGVTFGVVCQAAVQVPALRKTGFRFRWQWGWDSRLSEFGGLALWMLGYVAVSQVGLWALTRVATGAAGGALSTYNYVWMLLQLPYGVIGFSIMTAILPRMSAAAADGDHAKVIEDLSLGNRLSTVTLLPISAVMTALGVPLAVALFTTVKPELLEQANTLGLGLAVSAFGVLPYALTMMQMRTFNSLNDARTPTLIMVVMTVAKVLLAFALPAVLAPEQVVFGLCFVNSFTFVVGWLVGEAWLRHRLGPLGSRRFLVTLAKTLTASVLGGLLAWAGTLGVDALIPGTAGAGTGWLQLIVGCVIGLAAIFGLMSVLRVAELQPAIGRLTGLLRRR
- a CDS encoding protein kinase family protein, which translates into the protein MTSKPTEQIAAERDESGDEGSTEQALTPGRVLDHGRYRLLSQVGADKRCNVQLWRAKDGVLGRDVALTILVGDRSDAEAASGARRTLERAMHASTFNHVGVARVLDVVTQSSSDPTGVLGLVIAEWTHGTDLLDLVAEGPLPPGTAARLLQPLAAAVEAAHHAGLVLGADHPQRIRVTPDGEIRMAFPGPMAQATSSDDVRGLGAALYLLLTGRWALGDAPEGLPAAPTGPEGNLVAPRTLRPTVPLELSTVAVRALGNPDSIGTTGGVRTGAAVLRVLEQHATFENSSASAQGARSTESNEVWRREDPKPDKAKRKKLMISVGVLAVATLLVVGWIAASLIGMFTETNTGHNTGQVIGETGNHPGGQQQPTNTPNLIKVPVTSATQFSANGSPDNPNRIRNIVDGNPATDWGTSRYNQQLGPGGISSGTGAVLTFDHAAVPRELVINSASVGTVVEVRTVEGAPSPDGGTLLGSATLGNGDTTIKLNTDSPVQQILVVIKQLIPRDGGYGSQINEITVNGAAG